From the Pseudanabaena sp. FACHB-2040 genome, one window contains:
- a CDS encoding DUF1816 domain-containing protein has product MNSTADYFPQFGTGTWWVEITTFKPPCTYYFGPFYSYREAELHSPGYIEDLVKEGTGEMLSLIKCCNPTELTVSLEETNQTVPV; this is encoded by the coding sequence ATGAACAGCACAGCAGATTACTTCCCCCAATTCGGTACCGGAACTTGGTGGGTTGAAATCACCACCTTTAAGCCGCCTTGCACCTATTATTTTGGCCCATTCTACAGCTACCGAGAAGCCGAACTGCACAGCCCTGGTTATATCGAGGACTTGGTTAAAGAAGGAACGGGAGAAATGCTTTCTTTAATCAAATGCTGTAACCCAACAGAGTTGACGGTTTCACTTGAAGAAACAAATCAGACAGTTCCAGTCTGA